One genomic segment of Plasmodium vivax chromosome 9, whole genome shotgun sequence includes these proteins:
- a CDS encoding protein tyrosine phosphatase, putative (encoded by transcript PVX_091305A): MPNSVDCDFLNAPAHPPCNNRISASSRSRDGASIRNIGSISNIGARNRGARNCDQVIHTVYVKYFEMERYLGNINYNMDYFNPVLNHPTKIEHGKIKILILDAPTNDLLPLYIKEMKNYNVTDLVRTCERTYNDGEITSAGINVHELIFPDGDAPTVDIVSNWLTIVNNVIKNNRAVAVHCVAGLGRAPVLASIVLIEFGMDPIDAIVFIRDRRKGAINKRQLQFLKAYKKKKKKKNCLRKCHFM; this comes from the coding sequence ATGCCAAACAGTGTTGACTGCGATTTTTTAAACGCACCTGCCCACCCCCCGTGTAATAATCGTATCAGCGCCAGCAGCCGCAGCCGTGACGGGGCGAGCATTCGCAACATCGGTAGCATCAGCAACATCGGCGCGAGGAACCGAGGCGCGCGCAACTGCGACCAAGTGATTCATACAGTATACGTAAAGTACTTCGAAATGGAGAGGTACCTAGGCAACATAAATTACAATATGGATTACTTCAACCCCGTTTTAAACCACCCGACGAAAATTGAACATGGGAAGATAAAGATCCTCATTTTGGATGCCCCGACAAATGACCTACTCCCATTGTACAtcaaagaaatgaaaaattataatgtgACGGATCTAGTGCGGACATGCGAACGGACTTATAATGATGGGGAAATAACCAGTGCGGGCATAAACGTGCACGAGCTAATATTCCCGGATGGTGATGCCCCCACGGTTGACATCGTAAGTAACTGGTTGACCATTgtaaataatgtaataaagAACAACCGAGCAGTAGCAGTTCACTGTGTTGCAGGATTGGGTAGAGCCCCCGTGTTGGCTTCCATTGTGCTCATCGAATTCGGCATGGATCCGATTGACGCAATTGTTTTCATACGGGACAGAAGAAAGGGCGCCATTAACAAGAGGCAACTTCAGTTTCTGAAGGCgtacaagaagaaaaagaagaaaaaaaactgcctcAGGAAATGTCACTTTATGTGA